In Pangasianodon hypophthalmus isolate fPanHyp1 chromosome 3, fPanHyp1.pri, whole genome shotgun sequence, a single genomic region encodes these proteins:
- the LOC117596865 gene encoding nucleolar and spindle-associated protein 1: MDLDSMKYADLQQLAKSVGLKANVKADKLLKALKWHFEQKESLENGNGVTPEDAQVPEEEAAKLEPVNDALVTTRRGKKQQAKRKYSGDGADPNPKPEESPVQDDAKSPGEEEDGDKRSSKRRKVSSAKDTETPAPEKKPESADDDAVAEESDKDVVKKTGGKIPRHEGLMKKKAALRPTTPNFKKLHEAHFNKMESIDSYLQRRNKQMEVLRASVKDLKAQSENGIKKSADTKTRAKPPLSRASLFSPGMPEKKAEKKAEKRRVTQAPAGKPAMKDSAPFRPTVLSANKINVRFSQTTQDNEHKRSLVKTPARMSPMLPLTPTPARKSEVHANRNAVPANKTPGLTPFVFSGASGTPGTNKKNTFDLKASLSRPLTYKPHKGKLKPFGATQENAELNKAQTLPSHQKNYKQHQVQTRDERRVKHKQDRRQKKEKMLDARRGLVMA; encoded by the exons ATGGATTTAGACTCCATGAAGTATGCAGACCTGCAGCAGCTCGCCAAGAGCGTTGGTTTAAAAGCTAACGTGAAG gCGGATAAGCTGCTGAAGGCGCTGAAGTGGCATTTTGAACAGAAAGAGAGCTTGGAGAAT GGAAACGGTGTCACCCCGGAAGACGCGCAGGTCCCAGAGGAGGAAGCAGCCAAGCTGGAACCCGTAAACGACGCGCTGGTGACCACGCGCCGCggaaaaaaacagcaggccAAGAGAAAGTACTCTGGAGACGGAGCTGATCCGAATCCCAAACCGGAAGAAAGCCCAGTTCAG GATGATGCAAAGTCGCCTGGAGAGGAGGAGGACGGAGATAAAAGGAGCTCCAAGAGGAGGAAGGTGTCATCAGCTAAGGACACAGAAACTCCAGCTCCTGAGAAGAAACCCGAGTCTGCTGACGATGATGCTGTCGCTGAGGAGAGcgataaag atgtGGTTAAGAAGACTGGCGGAAAAATCCCTCGTCACGAGGGTCTGATGAAGAAGAAAGCAGCTCTGAGGCCGACCACGCCGA ACTTCAAGAAACTCCATGAGGCACACTTCAACAAGATGGAGTCCATCGATTCCTACCTGCAGAGGAGGAACAAGCAGATGGAGGTGCTCAGGGCCTCAGTGAAGGACCTGAAG GCTCAGTCAGAAAACGGTATCAAGAAGTCAGCGGACACCAAGACTCGTGCT AAGCCGCCGCTCAGCCGAGCCTCACTGTTCAGCCCGGGAATGCCGGAGAAGAAAGCGGAGAAGAAAGCGGAGAAGCGCAGGGTCACTCAGGCTCCCGCTGGCAAGCCAGCGATGAAGGACAGCGCCCCCTTCAGGCCGACTGTCCTCTCAGCCAACAAAATCAACGTCAG gtTTTCCCAAACGACGCAGGACAACGAGCACAAGCGCTCTCTGGTGAAGACTCCGGCCCGCATGTCTCCCATGCTTCCTCTCACTCCCACTCCGGCCAGGAAGTCTGAAGTGCACGCTAACAGGAACGCCGTTCCTGCCAACAAAACTCCAG gaTTGACTCCGTTCGTCTTCAGCGGCGCCTCGGGCACTCCTGGGACCAACAAGAAAAACACCTTCGATCTGAAAGCGAGCCTCTCTCGCCCGCTCACGTACAAACCCCATAAGG GAAAGCTGAAGCCTTTTGGAGCGACGCAGGAAAACGCAGAGCTGAACAAGGCTCAAACGCTTCCTTCTCACCAGAAGAACTACAAACAGCACCAAGTGCAGACGCG AGACGAGCGGCGCGTTAAGCACAAGCAGGACAGGAGgcagaagaaggagaagatgcTCGATGCCAGACGTGGACTGGTTATGGCTTAG
- the oip5 gene encoding protein Mis18-beta, producing the protein MSEGRYFVSDCEPCDSSSQRSQSSMISTQLRDMEDTTEHSVEYEKCSVFHCAHYKCNLVLGDSLGACGEVKSLKSVICLKISKDVRVRGKLEMSKEGPLKFCTYKALECCGCRRLVGFVLHSTPHHLSSLRGLFLLLKEAINCYMLKSCIIVKASKLSFDHRLLGRSINEMKQDLEAQLKHVNLLKDMLDDSRLGHGSHLPLSSTVSD; encoded by the exons ATGTCTGAGGGAAGGTATTTTGTGAGTGATTGCGAGCCGTGTGACAGCAGCAGCcagaggagccagagcagcatgaTCTCCACTCAGCTGAGGGACATGGAGGACACGACGGAGCACAGTGTGGAGTATGAGAAGTGCTCTGTGTTTCACTGTGCTCATTATAAGTGCAACCTGGTGCTGGGCGACTCTTTAGGAGCCTGTGGGGAGGTCAAGAGTCTCAAGTCCGTTATCTGTCTCA AAATCAGCAAGGATGTAAGAGTGAGAGGAAAGCTCGAGATGAGCAAGGAGGGTCCTCTTAAATTTTG CACTTACAAAGCCCTGGAATGTTGCGGCTGTCGTCGTCTTGTCGGGTTTGTGCTCCACTCCACGCCGCATCACCTGTCCTCTCTGCGAGGCCTCTTCCTCTTGCTGAAAGAAGCCATCAACTG CTACATGCTTAAAAGCTGCATCATTGTGAAAGCTTCCAAACTCAGCTTTGACCACAGACTGCTGGGAAGAAGCATCAATGAG ATGAAGCAGGACCTGGAAGCTCAGCTGAAGCACGTGAACCTCCTGAAGGACATGTTGGACGACAGCAGACTGGGACACGGAAGTCATCTTCCTCTGTCCTCCACCGTCTCCGATTAG
- the ndufaf1 gene encoding complex I intermediate-associated protein 30, mitochondrial produces MALSGRMLKTSSIFQRHLFEPHIAGPVSLSIRTVYERDYRRPGQAPDTRWPWQKINFDFSKGVDGIKKHFGLLKDEFLERWSGPEGRPLEVHMLEQTRMLWEFRGPESLSQWVVTSDREIGGRSEAYIKLGRNNSTCMLYGSLCSAPPQDGETRYSGYCTMRSKQPRASFDRKKHFDWSSFNTLYLRIRGDGRPWMVNISAETYFSHQRDDMYSYFLYTRGGPYWQDVKIPFSKFFLSSRGRVQDDQHALWLDKVNTIGFTLGDKADGPFQLEIDFIAVCNDRAHTEEFAYELYKRNPEV; encoded by the exons ATGGCTCTGTCAGGGAGGATGCTGAAAACCTCCAGCATCTTCCAGAGACATCTCTTTGAGCCGCACATCGCTGGTCCTGTCTCCCTGAGCATCAGGACTGTGTATGAGCGGGACTACCGCAGACCAGGCCAGGCTCCGGACACGCGATGGCCCTGGCAGAAGATCAACTTCGACTTCTCAAAGGGTGTTGACGGGATAAAGAAGCACTTCGGGCTCCTGAAGGACGAGTTCCTGGAGCGCTGGTCGGGGCCCGAGGGCCGGCCGCTGGAGGTGCACATGCTGGAGCAGACGCGCATGCTGTGGGAGTTCCGTGGCCCCGAGTCGCTCAGTCAGTGGGTGGTCACCTCTGACCGGGAGATCGGCGGCCGGAGTGAGGCGTACATCAAGCTGGGGAGGAATAACTCCACCTGCATGTTGTACGGCTCTCTGTGCTCGGCTCCACCTCAGGACGGAGAGACACGCTACAGCGGATACTGCACCATGCGCTCCAAACAGCCTCGG GCTTCATTCGACAGGAAGAAGCACTTTGATTGGTCGAGCTTCAACACTCTGTATTTGCGTATCCGTGGAGACGGCAGGCCGTGGATGGTGAACATCTCCGCCGAGACCTACTTCTCTCACCAGAGAGACGACATGTACAGCTACTTCCTGTACACTCGAGGGGGTCCGTACTGGCAGGACGTTAAG ATCCCCTTTTCTAAATTCTTCCTCTCAAGCCGAGGGAGAGTACAAGACGACCAGCACGCCCTCTGGCTGGACAAG GTGAACACTATCGGCTTCACGCTGGGAGATAAAGCTGATGGACCCTTTCAGTTAGAGATCGACTTCATCGCTGTGTGTAACGATCGCGCTCACACAGAGGAGTTTGCGTATGAACTGTACAAGAGGAACCCAGAGGTGTAA